In Streptomyces sp. NBC_01439, the following are encoded in one genomic region:
- a CDS encoding FAD-dependent oxidoreductase produces MERTTCCVVGGGPAGMVLALLLARAGVEVTVLEKHGDFLRDFRGDTVHPSTLSLLDDIGLAERFARLPQRRVSTVQLPIGPDRSLVTVGDIGALRGKYNYIAMVPQWDLLDLLAEEAGREPSFHLRMNTEATSFLIERGRVMGVRYRTSDGGTGELRASLTVACDGRGSLARALPELGLEDFPCPMDAWWFRVPRHEEDPSGLVGGLGDRLFVALIDRGDYWQCAALIPKGSDAGRRAEGLASFMAQFTEAVPWLADRARAVTSWDEVKLLDVRLDRLRRWHRPGLLCIGDAAHAMSPVFGIGINLAVQDAVAAARHLVGPLRGGSVGLRDVRRVQWRRLPTTIATQGLQRLAHAKVIGPLLAGRAAFGDPRRAKRLTELLTDSRRLNRLPAYFLAYGALRERPPGESLR; encoded by the coding sequence GTGGAACGGACCACCTGCTGTGTGGTGGGAGGAGGGCCCGCCGGGATGGTGCTGGCCCTGTTGCTGGCCCGGGCCGGGGTGGAGGTGACCGTGCTCGAGAAGCACGGCGACTTCCTGCGCGACTTCCGCGGCGACACCGTGCACCCGTCCACCCTGTCGCTGCTGGACGACATCGGCCTGGCGGAACGCTTCGCCCGGCTGCCGCAGCGACGGGTCAGCACGGTGCAGTTGCCCATCGGGCCGGACCGGTCCCTCGTCACGGTCGGGGACATCGGGGCGCTGCGGGGGAAGTACAACTACATCGCGATGGTGCCGCAGTGGGACCTGCTCGACCTGCTCGCCGAGGAAGCGGGCCGGGAGCCCTCCTTCCACTTGCGCATGAACACCGAGGCGACCTCCTTCCTGATCGAGCGCGGAAGGGTCATGGGCGTGCGGTACCGGACCTCGGACGGCGGCACCGGCGAGCTCAGGGCCTCGCTGACCGTGGCCTGCGACGGCCGCGGTTCGCTGGCCAGAGCCCTGCCCGAGCTGGGGCTGGAGGACTTTCCGTGCCCCATGGACGCCTGGTGGTTCCGGGTGCCGCGCCACGAGGAGGACCCCAGCGGGCTGGTCGGCGGCCTCGGGGACAGGCTGTTCGTCGCCCTCATCGACCGCGGCGACTACTGGCAGTGTGCGGCGCTCATCCCCAAGGGGTCCGACGCCGGGCGCCGCGCCGAGGGCCTGGCGTCGTTCATGGCGCAGTTCACGGAGGCCGTCCCCTGGCTTGCCGACCGGGCCCGTGCCGTCACTTCCTGGGACGAGGTCAAGCTGCTCGACGTACGGCTCGACCGGCTGCGCCGCTGGCACCGCCCAGGGCTGTTGTGCATCGGCGATGCCGCCCATGCCATGTCGCCGGTGTTCGGCATCGGGATCAACCTCGCCGTGCAGGACGCGGTGGCTGCTGCACGCCACCTCGTGGGCCCGTTGCGCGGGGGCTCGGTGGGGCTGCGGGACGTACGCCGCGTGCAGTGGCGGCGGTTGCCCACCACCATCGCGACCCAGGGGCTCCAGCGCCTCGCGCACGCGAAGGTCATCGGGCCGCTGCTGGCGGGCCGTGCGGCGTTCGGAGATCCCCGGCGGGCGAAGCGGCTGACCGAGCTCCTCACCGACTCGCGCCGGCTGAACCGGCTGCCGGCCTACTTCCTCGCCTACGGAGCCCTGCGCGAGCGGCCCCCGGGGGAATCACTCCGCTGA
- a CDS encoding 2-dehydropantoate 2-reductase, protein MRILTVGAGAVGGFFGARLATAGQDVSFLVRPGRAKALEARGLRVAGQGEELHLAPKLVTAGAVGGPYDLVLLSVKATALHTALADIEPAVGPDTAVVPLLNGVAHLQVLVARLGATAVLGGVAKVVTTLNDDGDILRMAPPAVILTGELDARPSARVDAIRDALAEAGIDSPATEDIVAAMWHKWVFISTLVALTCLMRGTVGEVNAVPGGADLAAALVSETAAVAEAAGHPVTGAELAFTMSTVTSPGSPLTPSLYRDLVAGAPTEADHVLTDLTLRARALGVATPLLDLAALQLRVHEHRLAAGRP, encoded by the coding sequence ATGCGGATCCTCACGGTCGGCGCCGGCGCCGTCGGCGGGTTCTTCGGCGCCCGGCTCGCCACGGCGGGCCAGGACGTCTCCTTCCTGGTCCGACCGGGTCGGGCGAAGGCCCTGGAAGCCCGCGGCCTGCGCGTGGCGGGACAGGGTGAGGAACTCCACCTCGCGCCGAAGCTGGTGACGGCCGGCGCCGTGGGCGGACCGTACGATCTCGTCCTGCTCTCGGTGAAGGCGACCGCCCTGCACACGGCCCTGGCGGACATCGAACCCGCCGTGGGCCCGGACACCGCCGTCGTCCCCCTGCTCAACGGGGTCGCCCACCTCCAGGTGCTCGTCGCGCGCCTGGGGGCCACGGCGGTCCTGGGCGGCGTCGCGAAGGTGGTCACCACCTTGAACGACGACGGCGACATCCTCCGTATGGCTCCGCCCGCGGTCATCCTGACCGGCGAACTCGACGCGCGCCCGTCGGCCCGGGTGGACGCGATCCGCGACGCACTGGCCGAGGCCGGCATCGACTCGCCGGCCACCGAGGACATCGTCGCGGCCATGTGGCACAAGTGGGTCTTCATCTCCACGCTCGTCGCCCTGACCTGCCTGATGCGCGGCACGGTCGGAGAGGTGAACGCCGTTCCGGGCGGCGCGGACCTGGCCGCGGCACTGGTCTCCGAAACCGCGGCGGTGGCGGAGGCCGCGGGCCACCCGGTGACCGGGGCGGAGCTCGCCTTCACCATGTCGACCGTCACGAGCCCCGGCTCCCCGCTCACCCCGTCCCTGTACCGCGACCTCGTCGCCGGGGCGCCGACGGAGGCCGACCACGTCCTGACCGACCTCACCCTCCGCGCCCGCGCGCTGGGCGTGGCCACTCCCCTGCTGGACCTCGCCGCCCTCCAGCTGCGCGTCCACGAACACCGCCTCGCCGCAGGACGCCCTTGA
- a CDS encoding DMT family transporter: MTFRSSSIPPGALTVGAVTFTVFAWASAFVSIRSAGAAYSPGALALGRLLAASLVLVVLLLISRQGLPPREAWRGILVSGVVWFCGYTIALNWGERLVDAGTASLLVNTGPILMALLAARILGEALPPRLLVGMAVSFAGAVVVGLSMSSGDGGSTSLLGVVLCLLAAVAYASGVIAQKPALSSGTPLQVTTFACLTGTVACLPFTGRLLAEVPGAPVSATLNMVYLGVVPTALAFTTWTYALARMPAGKLGATTYAVPAIVVLLSWALLGEVPAWLTLLGGVLCLAGVAVSRYAPRAPRTPVEDSPLGAGRT; encoded by the coding sequence ATGACGTTCCGCTCGAGCTCGATCCCGCCCGGCGCCCTCACGGTCGGCGCCGTCACCTTCACGGTGTTCGCCTGGGCCTCCGCCTTCGTCTCCATCCGCAGTGCGGGGGCCGCGTACTCGCCCGGCGCCCTGGCGCTCGGCCGACTGCTGGCCGCCTCGCTGGTGCTCGTGGTGCTGCTCCTGATCAGCCGCCAGGGCCTACCGCCGCGCGAGGCCTGGCGCGGGATCTTGGTGTCGGGCGTGGTGTGGTTCTGTGGTTACACGATCGCCTTGAACTGGGGCGAACGCCTGGTCGACGCGGGCACGGCATCGCTGCTCGTGAACACCGGGCCCATCCTCATGGCGCTCCTCGCGGCCCGCATCCTCGGTGAGGCGCTGCCCCCGCGGCTCCTGGTGGGCATGGCCGTCTCCTTCGCCGGAGCCGTGGTCGTGGGCCTGTCCATGTCGTCCGGGGACGGCGGCTCCACCTCGCTGCTCGGGGTCGTGCTCTGCCTCCTCGCGGCAGTGGCCTATGCCTCCGGCGTCATCGCCCAGAAGCCCGCGCTCTCCTCCGGTACTCCCCTACAGGTCACCACCTTCGCCTGCCTGACGGGAACCGTCGCCTGCCTGCCCTTCACGGGCCGACTGCTCGCGGAGGTGCCCGGGGCGCCGGTGTCCGCGACCTTGAACATGGTCTATCTGGGTGTGGTGCCCACCGCCCTCGCCTTCACCACGTGGACCTACGCCCTCGCCCGCATGCCCGCCGGCAAGCTGGGGGCGACCACGTACGCCGTCCCCGCCATCGTCGTGTTGCTGAGCTGGGCCCTCCTGGGTGAGGTACCGGCCTGGCTGACCCTCCTCGGCGGAGTCCTCTGCCTGGCCGGCGTAGCCGTCTCCCGGTACGCGCCGCGCGCCCCGCGGACTCCCGTCGAGGACAGCCCGCTCGGTGCGGGTCGGACCTGA
- a CDS encoding ArsR/SmtB family transcription factor, producing the protein MNETHPGSTSAGSAAPAALLAAFAAALADETRAAICMTLLEGRAWTAGELARITAVAPSTISGHLTRLLDAGICVTERQGRHSYARIADGATARLLDELASHAIPDRDAAHAVPVVAAPDPLARARTCYDHFAGRLGMAVTDAMERHGLLRTQDVFELTEAGRAWCAEAGISLAGEGRRPLASSCLDWTERRRHLGGLAGARLCARASQEDWVVRPAGGGRALEVTDAGERAFSDLLGLTPEAWS; encoded by the coding sequence ATGAACGAGACCCATCCCGGATCGACGTCCGCGGGCTCAGCGGCCCCCGCGGCCCTGCTGGCCGCCTTCGCCGCCGCCCTGGCCGACGAGACGCGGGCCGCGATCTGCATGACGCTGCTGGAGGGGCGCGCCTGGACCGCGGGCGAGTTGGCCCGGATCACCGCGGTGGCACCCTCCACCATCAGCGGCCACCTGACCCGGCTGCTCGACGCGGGCATCTGCGTGACCGAGCGGCAGGGCCGCCACAGCTACGCGCGCATCGCCGACGGCGCGACCGCCCGCCTGCTCGACGAGCTCGCCTCGCACGCCATTCCGGACCGGGACGCGGCGCACGCCGTGCCCGTGGTGGCCGCGCCGGACCCGCTGGCCCGCGCCCGGACCTGCTACGACCACTTCGCCGGGCGGCTCGGCATGGCGGTGACCGACGCGATGGAGCGGCACGGGCTGCTGCGCACGCAGGACGTGTTCGAACTGACGGAGGCCGGCCGGGCATGGTGCGCCGAAGCGGGCATCAGTCTGGCCGGTGAGGGACGCAGGCCGCTGGCGAGTTCCTGCCTGGACTGGACGGAGCGGCGCCGCCACCTGGGCGGCCTCGCCGGGGCGCGGCTGTGCGCGCGGGCCTCGCAGGAGGATTGGGTGGTCCGCCCGGCGGGCGGCGGCCGGGCGTTGGAGGTGACCGATGCTGGGGAGCGGGCCTTCAGCGATCTACTGGGACTCACACCGGAGGCGTGGAGCTGA
- a CDS encoding class I SAM-dependent methyltransferase, giving the protein MVLLDGPKEQPSPEQPSPVVRPEVWETYGPADLSAVPVFAGGFINFGYWKAVDLGRSLSQGDRIRSEQDLYRHVLDAVAPEGGRAVEVGCGLGLGCALTLEEYGPTAVTGVDIHPQQLQRAREANSPLLAARPHRIGFVLGAAEDLPLGDAEFDCLYSVEAAQHFSDLSAFAREAARVLRPGGRVAVTSFFTVEGAREPAERLAGLLDSFASGLDIARPVNRLADALGEAGFADVRVSSIGPQVWPGWDRWLSRLWAPGTWPRNFLAAWEQRILDYYLVTATRP; this is encoded by the coding sequence ATGGTGTTGTTGGATGGCCCCAAGGAGCAGCCGTCCCCGGAGCAGCCGTCCCCGGTCGTACGGCCCGAGGTGTGGGAGACGTACGGGCCGGCCGATCTCAGTGCCGTTCCGGTCTTCGCCGGAGGGTTTATCAACTTCGGCTACTGGAAGGCCGTCGATCTCGGGCGGTCCCTGTCGCAGGGCGACCGGATCCGCAGCGAGCAGGACCTCTACCGGCACGTACTGGATGCGGTGGCCCCTGAAGGCGGCCGGGCCGTCGAGGTCGGCTGCGGGCTCGGCCTCGGGTGTGCCCTCACGCTGGAGGAGTACGGGCCCACAGCCGTTACCGGGGTGGACATCCACCCCCAGCAGCTCCAGCGAGCCCGTGAAGCCAACTCCCCGCTCCTCGCGGCACGGCCGCACCGGATCGGCTTCGTGCTCGGGGCCGCGGAGGACCTGCCGCTCGGCGACGCGGAGTTCGATTGCCTCTACAGCGTGGAGGCGGCCCAGCACTTCTCGGACCTGAGCGCGTTCGCTCGGGAGGCGGCGAGAGTGCTGCGCCCGGGCGGCCGGGTGGCGGTCACCAGCTTCTTCACCGTGGAGGGAGCGCGGGAGCCCGCGGAGCGGCTCGCGGGGTTGCTCGACTCGTTCGCCAGCGGCCTGGACATCGCGCGACCGGTGAACCGGCTCGCTGATGCCCTCGGCGAAGCAGGCTTCGCCGACGTGCGGGTCTCCTCGATCGGCCCGCAGGTCTGGCCCGGCTGGGACCGCTGGCTGTCCCGCCTCTGGGCGCCGGGGACTTGGCCACGGAACTTCCTGGCCGCCTGGGAACAGCGGATCCTGGACTACTACCTCGTGACCGCCACCCGCCCGTAG
- a CDS encoding oxygenase MpaB family protein — MARATTVQRIRRHAGEAVFLRVAGPDGPRNRARIHTTPGPRWFAPERPVRRVHGDASMFVGGLAALLLQSLHPLAMAAVAAHSGYRGDPWGRLHRTSTFLAVTTFGTSSDAEAAVARVREVHARIRGRTADGIPYRADDPELLTWVHIAEADCFLRAHQRYGRNPLDPAGCDAYLADTARVARALGADRPPESQHELALRMARYRPDLRPTAASRDTARFLLTDPPLPGAARLPYALLAAAAVDLLPPWAKSAVAAELPAAARMPPLAARAGGRAVTRAIRWALQPAPPPAPPAPPGWGRTSQYSSSG; from the coding sequence ATGGCAAGGGCGACGACGGTCCAGCGGATCAGGCGGCACGCCGGCGAGGCGGTCTTCCTGCGCGTCGCCGGGCCGGACGGGCCCCGGAACAGGGCACGGATCCACACGACCCCCGGACCCCGGTGGTTCGCACCGGAACGGCCGGTGCGGCGGGTCCACGGGGACGCGTCGATGTTCGTCGGCGGGCTGGCCGCCCTGCTGCTCCAATCCCTGCACCCCCTCGCGATGGCCGCCGTGGCAGCGCACTCGGGGTACCGGGGCGACCCGTGGGGGCGGCTGCACCGCACCAGCACCTTCCTGGCCGTCACCACCTTCGGTACGAGCTCCGATGCCGAGGCAGCGGTGGCCCGCGTACGGGAGGTGCACGCGCGCATCCGGGGTCGAACGGCCGACGGCATCCCGTACCGGGCCGACGATCCGGAACTGCTGACCTGGGTGCACATCGCCGAAGCGGACTGCTTCCTGCGGGCCCACCAGCGGTACGGCAGGAACCCGTTGGATCCCGCGGGCTGCGACGCGTACCTCGCCGACACGGCCCGTGTGGCCCGCGCGCTGGGCGCGGACCGGCCGCCGGAGAGCCAGCACGAGCTGGCTCTGCGGATGGCGCGGTACCGGCCCGACCTGAGGCCGACGGCGGCCTCCCGGGACACCGCCCGGTTCCTGCTGACCGATCCCCCGCTGCCGGGGGCCGCCCGGTTGCCGTACGCCCTGCTGGCGGCGGCGGCCGTGGACCTGCTGCCACCCTGGGCGAAGTCGGCCGTGGCGGCCGAACTGCCCGCGGCCGCCCGGATGCCGCCCCTCGCCGCTCGCGCGGGCGGCCGGGCCGTGACCCGCGCCATCCGCTGGGCGCTACAGCCGGCTCCCCCGCCCGCCCCGCCCGCCCCGCCCGGCTGGGGGCGGACCTCTCAGTACTCCTCGTCCGGGTAG
- a CDS encoding PRC-barrel domain-containing protein: protein MSENVWAYRVTVDRITDVDLYGYKVEAADGSIGKVDKHSDEVGSAYLVVDTGPWIFGKEVLLPAGTVTGIDVEEKRIRVGLTKEQVKDAPAFIRDEHLESTDYRQLLGGYYGIIPPRWL from the coding sequence ATGTCTGAGAACGTCTGGGCCTATCGCGTCACCGTTGACCGCATCACGGACGTGGACCTGTACGGCTACAAGGTGGAGGCGGCCGACGGCAGCATCGGAAAGGTCGACAAGCACTCCGACGAGGTGGGATCGGCCTATCTGGTGGTGGACACCGGCCCGTGGATCTTCGGCAAGGAGGTCCTCCTCCCCGCGGGCACCGTCACCGGGATCGACGTGGAGGAGAAGCGGATCCGCGTCGGGCTGACCAAGGAACAGGTCAAGGACGCACCGGCGTTCATCCGGGACGAGCACCTGGAGAGCACTGACTACCGGCAGCTGCTGGGCGGTTACTACGGCATCATCCCGCCGCGCTGGCTGTGA
- a CDS encoding FUSC family protein has product MPETITSLATRVARRRREPVAVQALRSTAAAVISYVVALRLSSEPLPLTAPLTALLVVQVTLYSTLTTSIRRVNSVVVGVLIAIGFSALVGLTWWSLGLLILASLVVGHLVRVDEFVPEVAISAMLVLGVTQVTDTAWDRVLETVIGAAVGLLVNLLVAPPLWVGPAGAAITDLARRMSRLLDHLGEEPSGPTRLEQAAARLHEARRLDNDIAQVDAALRQAEDSLRLNPRVKEGLLFRLVLRTGLDTLEICAVVLRVACRTLTDLARARPDGPLFDPGTATALRQVLRHTAIAVESFAQLITAQVSANAEEAEARLTGELAVARAHRDRLAVLLLASAREDPAHWQLSGALLTEIDRVLDELGVDKRSQRLLEELDQHTGSRRRRWKSLKRPRQGRG; this is encoded by the coding sequence ATGCCGGAAACGATCACCAGCCTCGCCACCCGTGTCGCACGCCGCCGCCGTGAGCCGGTCGCCGTCCAGGCCCTGCGTTCCACCGCCGCGGCCGTGATCAGCTACGTCGTCGCACTCCGCCTGAGCAGCGAGCCGCTCCCGCTGACCGCGCCACTGACCGCCCTGCTCGTCGTCCAGGTCACCCTGTACTCCACCCTCACCACCAGCATCCGCCGGGTGAACTCGGTGGTCGTCGGCGTCCTGATCGCGATCGGCTTCAGCGCGCTGGTGGGTCTGACCTGGTGGAGCCTCGGGCTGCTGATCCTCGCCTCGCTGGTCGTGGGCCACTTGGTGCGCGTCGACGAGTTCGTGCCCGAGGTCGCGATCAGCGCCATGCTCGTCCTCGGCGTCACCCAGGTCACGGACACGGCTTGGGACCGGGTCCTGGAAACGGTCATCGGTGCGGCGGTCGGGCTGCTGGTCAACCTGCTGGTGGCACCACCCCTGTGGGTCGGCCCGGCCGGCGCCGCGATCACCGACCTCGCCCGGCGCATGAGCCGGCTGCTCGACCACCTCGGCGAGGAGCCCTCCGGACCGACCAGGCTCGAGCAGGCCGCGGCCCGGCTGCACGAGGCGCGCCGCCTCGACAACGACATCGCCCAGGTCGACGCCGCCCTCCGGCAGGCCGAGGACAGCCTCCGGCTCAATCCGCGGGTCAAGGAGGGGCTGCTCTTCAGGCTGGTGCTGCGGACCGGTCTGGACACCCTGGAGATCTGCGCGGTCGTGCTCCGGGTGGCCTGCCGGACGCTGACCGACCTGGCCCGGGCCCGCCCCGACGGTCCGCTGTTCGACCCCGGGACCGCGACCGCGCTGCGGCAGGTGCTCCGCCACACGGCCATCGCGGTGGAAAGCTTCGCCCAGCTGATCACCGCGCAGGTCAGCGCCAACGCGGAGGAGGCGGAGGCCCGGCTGACCGGCGAACTGGCCGTCGCCCGGGCCCACCGCGACCGGCTCGCGGTCCTGCTGCTGGCCTCCGCCCGCGAGGATCCGGCACACTGGCAGCTGAGCGGGGCGCTGCTCACCGAGATCGACCGGGTCCTGGACGAGCTGGGCGTGGACAAGCGTTCCCAGCGCCTGTTGGAGGAACTCGATCAGCACACCGGCTCGCGGCGCCGGCGCTGGAAGTCGCTGAAACGGCCGCGGCAAGGCCGTGGGTGA
- a CDS encoding VOC family protein has product MVHVLGSRVLLRPTDPERSRAFYGDTLGLAVHREFGTGPDRGTVYFLGGGFLELSGRAEAPPAPGLRLWLQVADVQAAYEELLGRGAEVLRPPEREPWGLIEMWIVDPDGVRIAVVEVPSDHPLRFRP; this is encoded by the coding sequence ATGGTGCACGTACTGGGCAGCAGGGTTCTGTTGCGCCCCACGGACCCCGAACGCTCGCGCGCCTTCTACGGCGACACCCTCGGGCTCGCCGTCCACCGCGAGTTCGGCACCGGCCCCGACCGCGGGACCGTCTACTTCCTCGGCGGCGGCTTCCTCGAACTGTCCGGCCGGGCCGAGGCACCACCCGCGCCGGGCCTGCGGTTGTGGCTCCAGGTGGCGGACGTGCAGGCGGCGTACGAGGAACTGCTGGGCCGGGGCGCCGAGGTGCTGCGGCCGCCCGAGCGCGAACCCTGGGGTCTGATCGAGATGTGGATCGTCGACCCCGACGGCGTCCGGATCGCCGTGGTGGAGGTCCCCTCGGATCACCCCTTGCGCTTCCGCCCTTGA
- a CDS encoding nuclear transport factor 2 family protein translates to MTRTGITAALTDLLLNRDLTVQEAADRHFAPEYRQRTDGEWADRAGFIEHITHVRSVVDHGSVEVHEELYDGRNYADRHTVHVTKTDGSTVRTEVYLFGEFAPDGRFSRIEETTLMLEGSESDRDLGSAR, encoded by the coding sequence ATGACTCGCACCGGTATCACCGCCGCCCTCACCGACCTGCTCCTCAACCGCGACCTCACCGTCCAAGAGGCCGCCGACCGCCACTTCGCCCCGGAATACCGTCAGCGCACGGACGGCGAGTGGGCGGACCGGGCCGGCTTCATCGAGCACATCACCCACGTGCGCAGCGTCGTCGACCACGGCAGCGTCGAGGTCCACGAGGAGCTGTACGACGGCCGCAACTACGCCGACCGGCACACCGTCCACGTCACGAAGACGGACGGTTCGACGGTGCGCACCGAGGTCTACCTGTTCGGTGAGTTCGCGCCCGACGGCCGCTTCAGCCGCATAGAGGAGACCACCTTGATGCTCGAAGGATCCGAGTCCGACCGCGACCTCGGCAGCGCCCGCTAG